The following proteins come from a genomic window of Musa acuminata AAA Group cultivar baxijiao chromosome BXJ1-7, Cavendish_Baxijiao_AAA, whole genome shotgun sequence:
- the LOC135678622 gene encoding transcription factor bHLH149-like, producing MITAALISKRNPQGSTSENKWRTGARERAYRRRLLEALCRARGGSASGARAVKEAADSALAITARGRSRWSRAILFGRRGGNLLLKARGRVLVRRGRPRMVAAPRPEGKRVRDSLRTLRWLVPGCRKVSTSSLLKESADYVAALEMQVKAMRGLFGV from the coding sequence ATGATCACCGCCGCCTTGATATCGAAGCGAAACCCGCAAGGCTCGACATCGGAGAACAAGTGGCGGACCGGCGCTCGAGAGCGAGCCTACCGCCGCCGGCTCCTCGAGGCCCTCTGCCGCGCCCGCGGAGGGAGCGCATCCGGCGCCCGCGCAGTAAAGGAGGCAGCGGACTCCGCCCTCGCCATCACCGCCCGCGGCCGGTCCCGCTGGAGCCGCGCCATTCTGTTCGGCCGCCGCGGCGGCAATCTCCTCCTCAAGGCCCGCGGCAGAGTTTTGGTCCGCCGAGGGAGACCACGGATGGTAGCGGCGCCTCGGCCGGAGGGGAAGAGAGTGAGGGACAGCCTGCGTACGCTCCGCTGGCTGGTGCCTGGGTGCCGGAAGGTGTCGACGTCAAGCCTCCTGAAGGAGTCGGCGGACTACGTGGCGGCGCTGGAGATGCAGGTGAAGGCTATGCGCGGGCTCTTCGGCGTCTAG
- the LOC103991816 gene encoding stigma-specific STIG1-like protein 1, producing the protein MAITRCMFVVAVALALAVTVSLASPTTTATGVGHLLVERSLRAAATCSKFPRMCHAKGSPGPDCCSRRCVDVRTDSLNCGRCGRRCRYGWTCCRGRCVNIMYDAKKCGGCRRRCPNGSFCRYGMCSYAS; encoded by the coding sequence ATGGCGATCACGAGATGCATGTTCGTCGTGGCGGTGGCTCTGGCTCTGGCAGTGACGGTCTCCCTAgcctcgccaacaactactgcAACAGGAGTAGGTCATCTTCTCGTCGAGCGCAGCCTGAGAGCTGCGGCGACGTGCAGCAAGTTTCCTCGGATGTGCCACGCGAAGGGCAGCCCCGGGCCGGACTGCTGCAGCAGGCGGTGCGTGGACGTGAGGACGGACAGCCTCAACTGCGGGCGGTGCGGCCGGCGGTGCCGCTACGGGTGGACGTGCTGCCGAGGGAGATGCGTGAACATAATGTACGACGCGAAGAAGTGCGGCGGCTGCCGGCGCCGGTGCCCGAATGGAAGCTTCTGCAGGTACGGGATGTGCAGCTACGCTTCGTAG